One genomic region from Candidatus Cetobacterium colombiensis encodes:
- the putP gene encoding sodium/proline symporter PutP, producing the protein MIGLETIITFGGYLLFLIGVGVYFYGKTSSSEDYLIGGRGVGSWVTALSAQASDMSGWLLMGLPGAVYLSGFGQIWVVIGLTLGTYLNWKFIAPKLRVETEREETLTLPTFLERKLKDDKGTIRKILALGTLFFFTIYSSSGLVAAGKLFESILGIDYKVAVIIGAITIVAYTFMGGYLASCWTDFFQGALMFLAIIAVPLAAYYKIGDLETVRQGIELKGISLNIFNQNGESIGILGIISSLAWGLGYFGQPHILVRFMSINDVKELKKSRRIAMIWVIISLIGAISIGLLGTSLFKNLGELGGDAEKIFIYMIKELFNPWVAGVLLAAILSAIMSTIDSQLLVSSTTLTEDFYKYIKKDVSDKEIMWIGRGCVAIIALLALLFALNQNAKVLSLVAYAWGGFGTMFGPAIISVLYLKNVNSKSILSGILVGIFVFLIWKILGLDVYMYELLPGFFSNMLTIYIVEKVFLKNLAKV; encoded by the coding sequence ATGATAGGATTAGAAACAATTATTACATTTGGAGGATATTTACTTTTTTTAATAGGAGTAGGAGTTTATTTTTATGGAAAAACTTCTAGTTCAGAAGATTATTTAATAGGTGGAAGAGGTGTTGGAAGTTGGGTAACAGCTTTATCAGCGCAAGCAAGTGATATGAGTGGGTGGTTATTGATGGGGCTTCCAGGAGCTGTTTATCTTTCGGGATTTGGACAAATTTGGGTTGTGATAGGTTTAACTTTAGGAACATACTTAAATTGGAAATTTATAGCTCCAAAACTTAGAGTAGAAACAGAAAGAGAGGAAACACTTACTTTACCAACATTTTTAGAGAGAAAATTAAAAGATGATAAAGGAACCATAAGAAAGATCTTGGCTTTAGGAACTTTATTTTTCTTCACAATATATTCATCGTCAGGTTTAGTAGCAGCAGGAAAATTATTTGAATCTATATTAGGAATTGATTACAAAGTAGCTGTAATAATTGGTGCAATAACAATTGTCGCATATACTTTTATGGGTGGATATTTAGCTTCTTGTTGGACAGATTTTTTTCAAGGAGCACTTATGTTTTTAGCTATAATAGCAGTTCCGTTAGCAGCATATTATAAAATAGGAGATTTAGAGACAGTTAGACAAGGTATAGAACTAAAAGGTATATCTTTAAATATATTTAATCAAAATGGAGAAAGTATAGGAATATTAGGAATAATATCTTCATTGGCGTGGGGACTTGGATATTTTGGACAACCTCATATTTTAGTTAGATTTATGAGTATAAATGATGTAAAGGAATTAAAAAAATCTAGAAGAATTGCAATGATTTGGGTTATTATCTCTTTAATAGGAGCTATCTCAATTGGACTTTTAGGAACTTCATTATTTAAAAATTTAGGAGAATTGGGAGGAGATGCAGAAAAGATTTTTATTTATATGATAAAAGAGTTATTTAATCCTTGGGTAGCAGGAGTTTTACTAGCAGCAATTCTATCAGCTATAATGTCAACAATAGATTCTCAACTTCTAGTTTCTTCAACAACTTTAACAGAAGATTTTTATAAATATATAAAAAAGGATGTTTCAGATAAAGAAATAATGTGGATAGGAAGAGGATGTGTAGCAATAATTGCTCTTTTAGCATTATTATTTGCATTAAATCAAAATGCTAAAGTACTTTCTTTAGTAGCTTATGCGTGGGGAGGGTTTGGAACAATGTTTGGTCCAGCTATTATTTCTGTTTTATATTTAAAAAATGTAAATAGTAAAAGTATTTTATCAGGAATTTTAGTGGGAATATTTGTATTTTTAATATGGAAAATTCTAGGATTAGACGTTTATATGTATGAGTTATTACCTGGATTTTTTAGTAACATGTTAACGATTTATATAGTTGAAAAGGTATTTTTAAAGAATTTGGCAAAGGTATAG
- a CDS encoding rhodanese-like domain-containing protein — MLEERYKTLTQTEVKEAMKNNDVVLLDVRTEDEYFDVSLKETINIPLNELEERAEELDKNKTYITFCRSGIRSKTAALILMEKGFGKVFNSQEGILTWK, encoded by the coding sequence ATGTTAGAGGAAAGATATAAAACATTAACTCAAACTGAAGTTAAAGAAGCTATGAAAAATAATGATGTAGTACTTTTAGATGTAAGAACAGAAGACGAATACTTTGATGTTTCATTAAAAGAGACAATAAATATACCATTGAATGAATTGGAAGAAAGAGCAGAAGAATTAGATAAAAATAAGACTTATATAACTTTTTGTAGAAGTGGAATTCGTTCAAAAACAGCAGCTTTAATTTTAATGGAAAAAGGTTTTGGAAAAGTTTTTAATTCTCAAGAAGGCATATTAACTTGGAAATAA
- a CDS encoding flavodoxin has protein sequence MKKIGIFYGTTSGITAGIVDEIEFYLRGENYEVFDVANGIGDIKEIKNLILVSPTYGVGELQRDWENVYDELKTVDFTNKVVGIVGVGNQFAFGESYVGAMRKLYDVVVKNGGKVVGFTSTEGYSYEETESIVDDKFVGLALDESNQDNETPDRIKAWIEEIKPLFV, from the coding sequence ATGAAAAAAATAGGAATTTTTTATGGAACAACATCAGGAATAACAGCTGGAATAGTTGATGAAATAGAGTTTTATTTAAGAGGAGAAAACTATGAAGTTTTCGATGTAGCAAATGGAATTGGAGATATTAAAGAAATAAAAAATTTAATTTTAGTTTCACCAACTTATGGAGTAGGAGAGTTACAAAGAGATTGGGAAAATGTTTATGATGAATTAAAGACAGTAGATTTTACAAATAAAGTAGTTGGAATTGTAGGAGTAGGAAATCAATTTGCATTTGGAGAATCATATGTAGGTGCAATGAGAAAACTTTATGATGTAGTAGTAAAAAATGGTGGTAAAGTAGTAGGGTTTACTTCAACAGAAGGATATTCTTATGAAGAAACAGAATCTATTGTAGATGATAAATTTGTAGGGCTTGCTTTAGATGAAAGCAATCAAGATAATGAAACACCAGACAGAATAAAAGCTTGGATAGAGGAAATAAAACCTCTATTTGTTTAA
- a CDS encoding tRNA threonylcarbamoyladenosine dehydratase, producing MIFQRTELLIGKENIDKLKNSHILVFGVGGVGGFTVEALVRAGVGEITVVDFDTVDITNLNRQIIATQDTIGKDKVEVIKERALSINPNIKINTYKEKFFMDKKDLFFSIEKKYDYIVDAIDLITAKLDLITIAKELNIPIISSMGTGNKINPTMLEVADISKTSVCPLAKVMRAELKKRRIQKVKVLFSKELPMKPKNTENNREKKVNVGSISFVPSVAGLIIASEVIKDITGMKNLGGN from the coding sequence ATGATTTTTCAAAGAACAGAGTTATTAATAGGTAAAGAAAACATTGATAAGTTAAAAAATTCTCACATACTTGTTTTTGGAGTAGGAGGAGTGGGAGGATTTACAGTAGAAGCTTTGGTTAGAGCTGGAGTAGGAGAGATAACAGTTGTAGATTTTGATACAGTAGATATAACAAATTTGAATAGACAAATAATAGCTACTCAAGATACTATAGGAAAAGATAAAGTTGAAGTTATAAAAGAAAGAGCTTTATCAATAAATCCAAATATAAAGATTAATACTTATAAAGAAAAGTTTTTCATGGATAAAAAGGATTTATTTTTTTCTATAGAAAAAAAATATGATTATATTGTTGATGCAATAGATTTAATAACGGCAAAATTAGATTTAATAACGATAGCTAAAGAATTAAATATTCCAATAATTTCTTCTATGGGAACTGGAAATAAGATAAATCCAACAATGTTAGAAGTTGCAGATATTAGTAAAACTTCTGTTTGTCCATTAGCTAAAGTTATGAGGGCAGAATTAAAAAAGAGAAGAATTCAAAAGGTGAAGGTTCTTTTTTCAAAAGAGTTACCAATGAAGCCTAAAAATACAGAAAATAATAGAGAGAAAAAAGTGAATGTAGGAAGCATATCTTTTGTTCCATCAGTAGCGGGACTAATAATAGCAAGTGAAGTTATAAAAGATATTACAGGCATGAAGAATTTAGGAGGAAATTAA